From one Lolium rigidum isolate FL_2022 chromosome 4, APGP_CSIRO_Lrig_0.1, whole genome shotgun sequence genomic stretch:
- the LOC124649235 gene encoding bZIP transcription factor 30-like: MGTTNEMMHRHVQAAVPLPAHFAAAAGAGGRGMAPAQHGSRQRAGLPPTPPTGAGSHPLHAVADACMQQMQDDSARGRKAHRRSRSDVPFGYFPPPSPKTESSAWGLPSAANGGDDLFNAFMSMEAAGMDGMNSSDGDSRGSSMPAAANGADSSENESEDYGGGGESQAFLWGDGAAGGGGGRKRSAAGGEPPAGVAGRHARSLSMDSLMGKLSFSAGGEPSKFSLEFGSGEFTPAEMKRIMADEKLAEMALADPKRVKRVLANRQSAARSKERRMRYIAELEHKVQILQTEATTLSAQLTHLQRDSSGLATHNNELKFRLQAMEQQAQLRDALNEALTGEVQRLKHSATSSELAGDAGSSSNLAQQMQLRCQNQMLELHKQQQQQIPFYQLEQPEQNGGASRTHESK, from the exons ATGGGCACCACCAACGAGATGATGCACCGCCACGTCCAGGCCGCCGTCCCGCTGCCCGCGCacttcgcggcggcggccggcgccggcggcaggggcATGGCGCCGGCGCAGCACGGGAGCAGGCAGCGTGCGGGCctgccgccgacgccgcccaCCGGGGCCGGGTCCCACCCGCTCCACGCGGTGGCCGACGCGTGCATGCAGCAGATGCAGGACGACTCGGCGCGCGGCCGCAAGGCGCACCGCCGGTCCCGCAGCGACGTCCCGTTCGGGTActtcccgccgccgtcgcccaagACGGAGTCCTCCGCCTggggcctcccctccgccgccaaCGGCGGCGACGACCTGTTCAACGCGTTCATGAGCATGGAGGCGGCCGGCATGGACGGGATGAACAGCTCCGACGGGGACAGCCGCGGGAGCAGCATGCCGGCGGCCGCCAACGGCGCCGACAGCAGCGAGAACGAGTCCGAGGACTACGGAGGCGGCGGGGAGAGCCAGGCGTTCCTCTggggcgacggcgccgccggcggtggcggtgggagGAAGAGGAGCGCCGCCGGTGGGGAGCCGCCCGCGGGGGTGGCGGGCCGGCACGCCAGGAGCCTGTCCATGGACAGCCTCATGGGGAAGCTCAGCTTCTCCGCCGGCGGGGAGCCCAGCAAGTTCAGCCTCGAGTTCGGCAGCGGCGAGTTCACCCCCGCCGAGATGAAGCGCATCATGGCCGACGAGAAGCTCGCCGAGATGGCCCTCGCCGACCCAAAGCGCGTCAAGAG GGTGCTCGCCAACAGGCAGTCGGCGGCGAGGTCCAAGGAGCGCCGCATGCGGTACATCGCCGAGCTGGAGCACAAGGTACAAATCCTGCAGACGGAGGCCACCACTCTCTCCGCGCAGTTGACCCATCTACAG CGCGATTCCTCGGGGCTGGCCACGCACAACAACGAGCTCAAGTTCAGGCTGCAGGCCATGGAGCAGCAGGCGCAGCTGCGCGACG CACTGAACGAGGCGCTGACAGGCGAGGTCCAGCGCCTGAAGCACTCGGCGACGTCGTCGGAGCTCGCCGGCGACGCGGGCTCCTCCAGCAACCTTGCCCAGCAGATGCAGCTCCGCTGCCAGAACCAGATGCTAGAGCTGCacaagcaacagcagcagcagatacCGTTCTACCAGCTGGAACAGCCGGAGCAGAACGGTGGCGCGTCGAGGACTCACGAGTCCAAATGA